Proteins from a single region of Amorphus orientalis:
- the hemB gene encoding porphobilinogen synthase, with amino-acid sequence MTIDPARFTVSADVRDIVQGRRLRRPRQADWSRRLVRENSLSVDDLIWPMFVVDGEGRRDPVPSMPGVDRLSIDNIVREVERAARLGIPAVALFPYTDDRLRDETGSEALNGNNLVCRSCRAIKQAVPEIGLITDVALDPYTSHGHDGLMSGEDIVNDASVAQLCGQALVQAEAGADVIAPSDMMDGRVGAIRASLDNAGFEQVQIMAYAAKFASAFYGPFRDAIGTSAALKGDKRTYQMDPGNSNEALREVELDLAEGADSVMVKPGMPYLDIIRRVKDHFSVPTFAYQVSGEYAMLMAAVQNGWLDGDRVMMESLMAFKRAGADGVLTYFAPRIAERLQGGQS; translated from the coding sequence ATGACGATCGATCCCGCCCGCTTCACCGTCTCCGCCGACGTCCGCGACATCGTCCAGGGCCGCAGGCTTCGCCGGCCCCGTCAGGCCGACTGGTCGCGTCGGCTGGTCCGCGAGAATTCCCTGAGCGTGGATGACCTGATCTGGCCGATGTTCGTGGTCGACGGCGAAGGCCGGCGCGATCCGGTTCCCTCCATGCCCGGCGTGGACCGGCTCTCGATCGACAACATCGTGCGCGAGGTCGAACGCGCCGCCCGGCTCGGCATTCCCGCCGTCGCCCTCTTTCCCTACACCGACGACCGGCTGCGCGACGAGACCGGCAGCGAGGCCCTCAACGGAAACAATCTGGTCTGCCGGTCGTGCCGGGCGATCAAGCAGGCGGTGCCGGAGATCGGCCTGATCACCGACGTCGCGCTGGATCCCTACACCAGCCACGGCCACGACGGGCTGATGTCGGGCGAGGACATCGTCAACGATGCGTCCGTTGCCCAGCTCTGCGGCCAGGCGCTGGTGCAGGCGGAGGCCGGCGCCGACGTGATCGCGCCGTCCGACATGATGGACGGGCGGGTCGGCGCGATCCGCGCGAGCCTGGACAATGCCGGCTTCGAGCAGGTGCAGATCATGGCCTATGCGGCCAAGTTCGCCTCCGCCTTCTACGGCCCGTTCCGAGACGCGATCGGCACCTCGGCGGCGCTCAAGGGCGACAAGCGCACCTACCAGATGGATCCCGGCAACTCCAACGAGGCGCTGCGCGAGGTGGAGCTGGATCTGGCCGAGGGCGCCGACAGCGTCATGGTCAAACCGGGCATGCCCTATCTCGACATCATCCGGCGCGTGAAGGACCACTTCTCGGTTCCGACCTTCGCCTACCAGGTGTCCGGCGAGTACGCGATGCTGATGGCGGCCGTGCAGAACGGCTGGCTCGACGGCGATCGGGTCATGATGGAAAGCCTGATGGCCTTCAAGCGCGCCGGCGCCGACGGCGTTCTCACCTATTTCGCGCCCCGCATCGCCGAACGGCTGCAGGGCGGACAGAGCTGA
- a CDS encoding threonine ammonia-lyase — translation MTDTLTQTALPPLPDLDAIREAAAEIDGQVVRTPCLPAPKLSQLVGAEIYVKYENMQVTNSFKDRGALVRLLRLSEEERRRGVIAMSAGNHAQAVAYHSSRLGIPATIVMPETTPFVKVQATQARGARVVLSGETLAESQIECERLRAEQDLTLIHPYDDPDVIRGQGTIALEMLEQAPDLDMLVVPIGGGGLISGIAIAAKALRPDITIVGTEAALYPSMWGMLRGESPTCGGNTLAEGIAVKNVGKLTYAAVRALVDDIMLVDEPSLERAVNAYLTLQKTMAEGAGAAGLAAVMMAPERFAGRKVGLVLCGGNIDARILASIMVRELARGERIVALRVVIQDRPGVLGELACTIGRLGGNILEVSHHRLFLNVPAKGTSVDFTIEIRDAAHAAELITAIEGLGFSVTRLEAAESHF, via the coding sequence GTGACCGACACCTTGACGCAGACGGCGCTTCCGCCCCTCCCCGATCTCGACGCCATCCGGGAAGCGGCGGCCGAAATCGACGGCCAGGTGGTCCGCACGCCCTGCCTGCCGGCGCCGAAGCTCTCCCAGCTCGTCGGCGCCGAGATCTACGTCAAGTACGAGAACATGCAGGTCACCAACTCCTTCAAGGACCGCGGCGCGCTGGTGCGTCTGCTGCGGCTCAGCGAGGAGGAGCGTCGCAGGGGCGTGATCGCCATGTCCGCCGGTAACCATGCCCAGGCGGTCGCCTACCATTCCAGCCGGCTCGGCATCCCCGCCACCATCGTGATGCCGGAGACCACCCCGTTCGTGAAGGTGCAGGCCACCCAGGCCCGCGGCGCACGCGTGGTGCTCAGCGGTGAGACGCTGGCGGAGTCCCAGATCGAATGCGAACGCCTGCGCGCCGAACAGGATCTGACCCTGATCCATCCCTATGACGATCCGGACGTCATCCGCGGGCAGGGCACCATCGCCCTGGAAATGCTGGAGCAGGCGCCGGACCTGGACATGCTCGTGGTGCCCATCGGCGGCGGCGGGCTGATCTCCGGCATCGCCATTGCCGCGAAGGCACTCCGGCCCGACATCACGATCGTCGGCACGGAGGCAGCCCTCTACCCGTCCATGTGGGGGATGCTGCGCGGCGAAAGCCCCACCTGCGGCGGCAACACGCTCGCCGAAGGCATCGCCGTCAAGAATGTCGGCAAGCTGACCTATGCGGCGGTCCGCGCGCTTGTCGACGACATCATGCTGGTCGACGAACCCTCGCTGGAGCGCGCGGTCAACGCCTACCTCACCCTGCAGAAGACGATGGCCGAGGGCGCCGGCGCCGCCGGCCTCGCCGCCGTCATGATGGCGCCGGAACGCTTCGCCGGCCGCAAGGTCGGCCTCGTCCTGTGCGGCGGCAACATCGATGCGCGCATCCTCGCCTCCATCATGGTGAGGGAGCTGGCGCGCGGCGAACGGATCGTGGCCCTGCGGGTCGTGATCCAGGACCGGCCGGGCGTTCTCGGCGAACTGGCGTGCACCATCGGCCGGCTCGGCGGCAACATCCTCGAGGTGTCCCACCACCGGCTGTTTCTCAACGTGCCGGCCAAGGGAACCTCGGTCGATTTCACCATCGAGATCCGCGACGCGGCCCATGCCGCCGAGCTGATCACGGCCATCGAGGGGCTGGGCTTTTCCGTCACCCGCCTGGAGGCGGCCGAATCCCATTTCTGA
- a CDS encoding RDD family protein: MAIFLEDFAMSAAMDYEAGHPLFDPFAHPELYQGMRFRRSMAFLMDCVLITVLMFAASIAILFLGVLTLGLAWVLFAILWPAVALLYIAFTLGGSNSATPGMRAMGIELRLWHGGKVYPLLAMIHGVLYYLSVSFLTPLVLLVAFFSDRKRLLHDMLLGTVMVDSSALRQLDSVVAGHDEPATA; this comes from the coding sequence ATGGCGATTTTTCTGGAGGATTTCGCGATGAGCGCCGCGATGGACTACGAAGCCGGCCATCCCCTTTTCGACCCGTTCGCCCATCCCGAACTCTATCAGGGCATGCGGTTCCGCCGCTCCATGGCCTTCCTCATGGACTGCGTGCTGATCACGGTCCTGATGTTCGCCGCCTCCATCGCGATCCTCTTTCTCGGCGTCCTCACCCTCGGTCTGGCCTGGGTCCTGTTCGCCATTCTCTGGCCGGCCGTCGCCCTCCTCTACATCGCCTTCACCCTGGGCGGCTCGAATTCCGCGACGCCGGGCATGCGGGCCATGGGCATCGAGCTCCGGCTCTGGCACGGCGGCAAGGTCTATCCGCTGCTCGCCATGATCCACGGCGTCCTCTACTACCTCTCGGTCAGCTTCCTGACGCCGCTGGTGCTGCTGGTGGCCTTTTTCTCCGACCGCAAGCGGCTGCTCCACGACATGCTGCTCGGCACGGTCATGGTGGATTCTTCGGCGCTCCGTCAGCTCGATTCGGTGGTGGCCGGACACGACGAACCCGCCACCGCCTGA